The Streptomyces sp. Alt3 genome has a segment encoding these proteins:
- a CDS encoding alpha/beta fold hydrolase: MTAVDAVPMVFVHGTRFSAGQWSTQLAALRDEFPVAAVDLPGHGERSAQSWSLAAATEIIASAVDSLDRGPALVVGHSLGGYASLEFARHRPERLRGLVLAGASASTRGLRAAPYRWVARQVPRVSADRLTRWNDRLLRRLHPPEVVDATIRSGYAFHTLPAAWDEVIGRFDAGAMRHVKAPVLILNGEKDTVFRSDEAEFARAHPRARVELIPRARHLANFDAPDVFTDAVRRFARELAAGD, translated from the coding sequence ATGACGGCAGTGGACGCGGTACCGATGGTCTTCGTGCACGGGACGCGCTTCAGCGCGGGGCAGTGGAGCACGCAACTCGCCGCGCTGCGGGACGAATTCCCGGTGGCCGCCGTCGACCTGCCCGGCCACGGGGAGCGCTCGGCCCAGTCCTGGAGCCTGGCCGCCGCGACGGAGATCATCGCCTCGGCCGTGGACTCGCTCGACCGCGGGCCCGCCCTGGTCGTCGGGCACTCCCTCGGCGGATACGCCTCGCTGGAGTTCGCGCGACACCGTCCGGAGAGGCTACGAGGGCTGGTCCTCGCGGGAGCCAGTGCCTCCACCCGGGGCCTCCGGGCAGCACCGTACCGGTGGGTCGCCAGGCAGGTGCCCCGTGTTTCCGCGGACCGGCTGACCCGATGGAACGACCGGCTGCTGCGCCGTCTCCACCCACCGGAGGTGGTGGACGCGACCATCCGTTCCGGCTACGCCTTCCACACCCTGCCGGCGGCCTGGGACGAGGTGATCGGACGCTTCGACGCCGGTGCGATGCGTCATGTGAAGGCGCCGGTCCTCATCCTCAACGGCGAGAAGGACACCGTCTTCCGGTCCGACGAAGCGGAATTCGCCCGCGCGCACCCCCGTGCCCGCGTCGAGCTGATCCCGCGGGCCCGGCACCTGGCGAACTTCGACGCACCGGATGTCTTCACCGACGCCGTCCGCCGTTTCGCCCGTGAACTCGCCGCCGGGGACTGA
- a CDS encoding acyl-CoA synthetase: MTSLLPALRGASGRTDSPEAVRFGEHVLTYAQLDEASASLAARIAGAGRVAVWATSTPETVVAVVAALRAGVPAVPLNPRTGERELAHIVADSAPSMVLAGAADVLPPALGGLQRLDVGTLASDRPAGAALPEPSEESPALVVYTSGTTGPPKGAVLPRRAIAASLDALEDAWSWTGEDVLVHALPLFHVHGLILGVLGPLRRGGSVRHLGRFSVEGVARELLSGGTMLFGVPTMYHRLAGALTGPDGPGDLAKALSGARLLVSGSAALPVHDHERIATATGRAVVERYGMTETLMNTGVRADGEPRAGTVGPPLSGVELRLVEEDGTVLGDTTSIGEIQVRGPNLFTGYLNRPDATAAAFTEDGFFRTGDMATIDPDGYVRIVGRKATDLIKSGGYKIGAGEIENALLEHPGVREAAVTGEPDADLGERIVAWVVPEDPAAPPGERELAEHVADLLAPHKRPRVVRHLDALPRNELGKIMKRSLGA, from the coding sequence GTGACCTCTCTTCTGCCCGCGCTGCGCGGAGCGTCCGGCCGGACCGACTCCCCCGAGGCCGTCCGGTTCGGCGAACACGTCCTGACCTACGCACAGTTGGACGAGGCGTCCGCCTCCCTCGCCGCCCGGATCGCGGGGGCGGGCCGCGTCGCCGTCTGGGCCACGTCCACCCCGGAGACCGTCGTCGCCGTCGTGGCGGCACTCCGGGCGGGGGTGCCCGCCGTGCCGCTCAACCCGAGGACCGGTGAGCGGGAACTCGCGCACATCGTCGCGGACAGCGCGCCGTCCATGGTGCTGGCCGGGGCGGCCGACGTACTGCCGCCCGCGCTGGGCGGACTGCAACGCCTGGACGTCGGCACGCTCGCGTCCGATCGTCCTGCCGGGGCCGCCCTGCCCGAGCCCTCCGAGGAGTCCCCCGCCCTGGTCGTCTACACCTCCGGCACGACGGGCCCGCCCAAGGGGGCCGTCCTGCCCCGCCGGGCGATCGCAGCGTCGCTGGACGCGCTGGAGGACGCCTGGTCCTGGACCGGTGAGGACGTCCTCGTCCACGCCCTTCCGCTGTTCCACGTGCACGGGCTGATCCTGGGCGTCCTCGGCCCGCTGCGCAGGGGCGGCTCCGTGCGTCACCTCGGCAGGTTCTCCGTCGAGGGGGTGGCCCGGGAGCTGCTCTCCGGGGGCACGATGCTGTTCGGCGTGCCGACGATGTACCACCGGCTCGCGGGAGCGCTGACCGGTCCGGACGGTCCCGGGGACCTCGCGAAGGCCCTCTCGGGCGCCCGGCTGCTGGTCTCCGGCTCGGCGGCGCTCCCGGTCCACGACCACGAACGGATCGCCACGGCCACCGGGCGCGCGGTCGTCGAGCGGTACGGGATGACGGAGACCCTCATGAACACGGGCGTACGGGCCGACGGCGAGCCCCGCGCCGGGACGGTCGGACCGCCGCTGTCCGGCGTCGAGCTCAGGCTCGTCGAGGAGGACGGCACCGTGCTCGGGGACACCACGTCCATCGGCGAGATCCAGGTGCGCGGGCCCAACCTCTTCACCGGGTACCTGAACCGCCCGGACGCCACGGCGGCAGCCTTCACCGAGGACGGCTTCTTCCGCACGGGCGACATGGCCACGATCGACCCCGACGGCTACGTCCGGATCGTCGGCCGCAAGGCCACCGACCTGATCAAGAGCGGCGGCTACAAGATCGGCGCGGGCGAGATCGAGAACGCCCTCCTGGAGCACCCCGGCGTGCGTGAGGCGGCCGTCACCGGCGAGCCGGACGCGGACCTCGGCGAGCGGATCGTCGCCTGGGTGGTGCCGGAGGACCCGGCGGCGCCCCCCGGTGAGCGGGAGCTCGCCGAGCATGTGGCGGACCTGCTGGCGCCGCACAAGCGCCCGCGCGTCGTCCGCCACCTCGACGCCCTGCCCCGCAACGAACTGGGCAAGATCATGAAGAGGTCGCTCGGTGCCTGA
- a CDS encoding DUF3817 domain-containing protein produces the protein MTVPLRPLRIAAHAELASLVVMLANLATAHIPSVSSLTGPTHGCAYLFVVVATWRLDRASTGVRAVAFVPGVGGLLALRRLSRPVPSPAGEGTARPPEVSEAGAGP, from the coding sequence ATGACCGTGCCACTGCGCCCCCTGCGCATCGCGGCCCACGCCGAACTCGCCTCGCTGGTCGTCATGCTCGCCAACCTCGCCACAGCCCACATCCCGTCCGTCTCCTCCCTGACGGGCCCCACGCACGGCTGCGCGTACCTGTTCGTCGTCGTCGCGACCTGGCGCCTCGACCGGGCCTCGACCGGCGTCCGGGCCGTGGCGTTCGTCCCCGGCGTCGGTGGCCTCCTCGCCCTCCGCCGGCTCAGCCGTCCCGTGCCCTCACCGGCCGGTGAGGGCACTGCCCGCCCACCGGAGGTCTCCGAGGCCGGGGCCGGGCCGTGA
- a CDS encoding carboxyl transferase domain-containing protein: MSAREAISAVAASFTEHRPALRPAPPDGPLGWSGYGESRARASARTGEEESVVYGTASVGDRQCVLVSFEFGFLGGSLGGHAGDRLEAAYALAAERRLPLVSLVATGGSRMQEGMIALIQLQRVARASTSLRAEGLAQIAVLRDPTTGGGWATVGAGADVVLALPGAQIGFAGSRVRPADADPYAYSAEGQLAAGQIDAVVAPRELPGVLGRWLAALTVTGPARAAPVPGALSAAELPATGWDAVERARAAARPRAEAYLDAYFEHRLPIEGDRCGGRDPGLLCGVGTHAGRPVAYAAQCGTATRPAGYRTAARVIRLADRLGLPVLTLIDTPGAANDAEAERAGAGAAIADAFAAVAGARVPVTTLVIGEGGSGGALALAAPGNTHVTSDSYFSVIAPELAAAILKRGPDEVRSTADQLRLRPQDLVELGVARSVVGPAVPEG, encoded by the coding sequence ATGTCGGCGCGGGAGGCGATCTCCGCCGTCGCGGCGAGCTTCACGGAACACCGTCCGGCCTTGCGCCCCGCACCGCCGGACGGCCCGCTCGGCTGGAGCGGTTACGGGGAGTCCAGGGCGCGCGCCTCGGCACGGACCGGCGAGGAGGAGTCCGTCGTGTACGGGACCGCCTCCGTCGGGGACCGGCAGTGCGTCCTGGTGTCGTTCGAGTTCGGCTTCCTGGGCGGCTCCCTGGGCGGGCACGCCGGAGACCGTCTGGAGGCCGCGTACGCGCTGGCGGCCGAGCGGCGGCTGCCGCTCGTCTCTCTCGTCGCCACCGGGGGCAGTCGGATGCAGGAGGGCATGATCGCGCTGATACAGCTGCAGCGCGTGGCCCGGGCGTCCACCTCTTTGAGGGCCGAGGGGCTGGCGCAGATCGCGGTACTGCGGGATCCGACGACCGGCGGGGGCTGGGCCACGGTGGGGGCGGGCGCCGATGTGGTGCTGGCCCTGCCCGGGGCGCAGATCGGCTTCGCGGGCTCCAGGGTGCGGCCCGCCGACGCGGATCCGTACGCGTACTCGGCGGAGGGGCAGCTGGCCGCCGGCCAGATCGACGCGGTCGTCGCGCCTCGGGAGCTGCCCGGGGTGCTGGGCCGCTGGCTGGCAGCGCTGACGGTCACCGGCCCGGCGCGGGCCGCCCCGGTGCCGGGCGCCCTGTCCGCCGCTGAGCTGCCCGCGACCGGCTGGGACGCTGTGGAGCGGGCACGGGCGGCGGCGCGGCCACGGGCGGAGGCCTATCTGGACGCCTACTTCGAACACCGGCTGCCGATCGAGGGCGACCGCTGCGGCGGCAGGGATCCGGGGCTGCTCTGCGGGGTGGGCACGCACGCCGGACGGCCCGTGGCGTACGCCGCGCAGTGCGGCACCGCGACCCGCCCCGCGGGCTACCGCACGGCCGCCCGGGTGATCCGGCTCGCGGACCGGCTCGGCCTCCCCGTGCTCACCCTGATCGACACCCCGGGCGCGGCCAACGACGCGGAGGCGGAGCGGGCGGGAGCGGGCGCCGCCATCGCGGACGCCTTCGCGGCGGTCGCCGGCGCCCGGGTCCCCGTGACGACGCTCGTGATCGGCGAGGGCGGCTCCGGCGGGGCACTGGCCCTGGCCGCCCCGGGCAACACCCATGTCACCTCGGACAGTTACTTCTCGGTGATCGCGCCGGAACTGGCGGCGGCCATCCTGAAACGCGGTCCGGACGAGGTGCGGTCCACCGCCGACCAGCTCAGGCTGCGCCCGCAGGACCTGGTGGAGCTGGGAGTGGCCCGGTCGGTGGTCGGGCCCGCCGTCCCGGAGGGCTGA
- a CDS encoding VOC family protein: MAAEYEGTPCWADGTFGDLEGAKRFYGELLGWTYGESMPEYGGYTQAHVDGRAVAALSPPMPGQDAPNAWCLYLASPDAAGTTAKIREHGGEVLVEPMRVGDFGTMVLATDPGGAAFGVWQAGSHKGFEAQAVPGAFSWAEIYTREPEKADTFFSSVFGYGVKHLDDAAIDFSLYDLGADPVLGRMKMGEEFPPQVPAHLNVYFGVADCDAAVEKAKSLGAELRFGPMTIPFGRFASLTDPQGAVFSLFDPSTTGGEMPDVTEVS; encoded by the coding sequence ATGGCCGCAGAATACGAGGGCACACCGTGCTGGGCCGACGGTACGTTCGGCGACCTCGAAGGGGCGAAGCGTTTCTACGGTGAGCTCCTGGGCTGGACGTACGGTGAGTCCATGCCGGAGTACGGCGGGTACACGCAGGCCCATGTGGACGGCAGGGCGGTCGCCGCGCTGTCGCCGCCGATGCCGGGCCAGGACGCGCCGAACGCCTGGTGCCTGTACCTGGCGTCCCCGGACGCGGCAGGTACCACGGCGAAGATCCGCGAGCACGGGGGCGAGGTGCTGGTGGAGCCCATGCGCGTCGGCGACTTCGGGACGATGGTGCTGGCCACCGACCCCGGCGGGGCGGCCTTCGGGGTGTGGCAGGCGGGCAGCCACAAGGGGTTCGAGGCGCAGGCGGTGCCCGGTGCCTTCTCCTGGGCCGAGATCTACACCCGGGAGCCGGAGAAGGCGGACACCTTCTTCTCGTCCGTCTTCGGGTACGGGGTGAAGCACCTGGACGACGCCGCGATCGACTTCTCGCTCTACGACCTGGGCGCCGACCCGGTGCTCGGCCGGATGAAGATGGGCGAGGAGTTCCCGCCCCAGGTACCGGCCCACCTGAACGTCTACTTCGGCGTCGCCGACTGCGACGCCGCGGTGGAGAAGGCGAAGTCCCTGGGGGCTGAGCTCCGGTTCGGCCCGATGACCATCCCGTTCGGCCGGTTCGCCTCGCTGACGGACCCGCAGGGCGCGGTGTTCTCGCTGTTCGACCCCTCGACGACCGGGGGCGAGATGCCGGACGTCACCGAGGTCTCCTGA
- a CDS encoding Lrp/AsnC family transcriptional regulator, producing the protein MDRLDREILGILQEDARISYRDLGVRVGLSANAAGDRVRRMRRDGVIRGFTVIVDPAADTRSGLVVFIDVSLRLDTTNEEFERSVLTLPGITEVVHVTGGHDYLVRATAADPGSLDTLLRRLKKDAGVAHSNTRIALRAAPAR; encoded by the coding sequence ATGGACCGGTTGGACAGAGAGATCCTCGGCATTCTCCAGGAGGACGCCCGGATCTCGTACCGCGATCTGGGCGTACGCGTCGGGCTCAGCGCCAACGCGGCGGGCGACCGCGTGCGCCGTATGCGCCGCGACGGGGTGATCCGCGGCTTCACGGTCATCGTCGACCCCGCCGCCGACACCCGTTCGGGCCTCGTCGTCTTCATCGACGTCTCGTTGCGCCTCGACACGACGAACGAGGAGTTCGAGCGCTCGGTGCTGACCCTGCCCGGCATCACCGAGGTGGTGCACGTGACGGGCGGCCACGACTACCTCGTACGCGCCACGGCGGCCGACCCCGGCTCCCTGGACACACTGCTGCGGCGGCTGAAGAAGGACGCGGGCGTGGCCCACTCCAACACCCGGATCGCACTCAGAGCGGCGCCTGCCAGATGA
- a CDS encoding LLM class flavin-dependent oxidoreductase: MPENPLLLHWFLPTGGDGRDPGGVTAVQGRTGAATRRPADIGYLAQVARAAEQAGFHSLLTPVGLGCVDPWILTAALTQHTDRIGFLVAFRAGFASPTLLAQQADAFRRFAGGRLRLNVVTGGDPAEQRAYGDHLDHDRRYERTDEVMGVLRDLLDGKRVDHHGEHLRIDGAQLHEPAVQYPVPLYFGGASPAAEAVAVRRADVQLLWGEPPAALAGRIDRLRAAAPELRYGLRLHVISRDTAAEAWAEADRILAGIDPEAVRASQERFARMDSTGQTRMTALHAGSADAAKLEVAPNLWAGIGLVREGAGTALVGSHDEVAERLYEYRRLGIGEFVLSGYPHLEEAFRVGEEVAPRLRALLARAEA, encoded by the coding sequence ATGCCCGAGAACCCGCTCCTCCTCCACTGGTTCCTCCCCACGGGCGGTGACGGCCGCGATCCCGGCGGAGTCACGGCCGTGCAGGGGAGGACCGGCGCCGCCACCCGCCGTCCCGCGGACATCGGCTACCTGGCCCAGGTGGCTCGCGCCGCCGAACAGGCTGGATTCCACTCGCTGCTGACCCCCGTGGGGCTCGGATGTGTAGATCCGTGGATCCTCACCGCGGCCCTCACCCAGCACACCGACCGCATCGGGTTCCTGGTCGCCTTCCGCGCCGGTTTCGCCAGCCCGACCCTGCTGGCCCAGCAGGCCGACGCCTTCAGGCGGTTCGCCGGAGGGCGGCTCAGGCTCAACGTCGTCACCGGTGGTGACCCGGCCGAACAGCGGGCCTACGGAGACCACCTGGACCACGACCGGCGCTACGAGCGCACCGACGAGGTGATGGGTGTCCTGCGCGACCTCCTCGACGGCAAGCGCGTCGACCACCACGGCGAGCACCTGCGGATCGACGGCGCCCAGCTCCACGAGCCCGCCGTCCAGTACCCCGTGCCCCTCTACTTCGGCGGAGCCTCCCCGGCGGCCGAGGCCGTCGCCGTGCGCCGGGCCGACGTACAGCTGCTCTGGGGAGAGCCCCCCGCGGCCCTCGCCGGGCGCATCGACCGGCTCCGCGCCGCAGCCCCCGAACTGCGTTACGGACTACGGCTGCACGTCATCAGCCGGGACACCGCCGCCGAGGCGTGGGCGGAGGCGGACCGCATTCTCGCGGGCATCGACCCGGAGGCGGTCCGGGCCAGCCAGGAGCGGTTCGCCCGCATGGACTCCACCGGCCAGACCCGGATGACCGCGCTGCACGCGGGCTCCGCCGACGCCGCGAAGCTGGAGGTCGCCCCGAACCTCTGGGCGGGCATCGGCCTCGTACGGGAGGGCGCCGGCACGGCGCTGGTCGGCTCGCACGACGAGGTCGCCGAGCGGCTGTACGAGTACCGGCGCCTGGGCATCGGCGAGTTCGTCCTCTCCGGCTACCCGCACCTGGAGGAGGCATTCCGGGTGGGCGAGGAGGTCGCACCCCGGCTGCGCGCGCTCCTCGCGAGGGCGGAAGCCTGA
- a CDS encoding MFS transporter: MTETAKQGVPRTRILADLTPLRASPDYRRLWFGNTVSWIGQGMTALAVSLQVYDITGSAFSVGLIGLCSFVPLVLLGLYSGAVADTVDRRKLGLFSATGSFLLSVVLAAVTFAGVEHVGLLYTVVALQAVCFALNSPARSSMIARLLPAEQLPAANALNAMTSTTGGLAGPMVGGLIVGWWGYRAAYTVDAVTFTASLYAMWRLPSMLPDRKGGENGAARASVMDGLRFLGTRPNLRMTFFSDLSAMVLAHPRALFPVVAVVWFGGDAKTTGLLVAAPALGALLGSVFSGWLSRIRRHGLAVLIAVCGWGGAIAVFGLTRQLWLGLLLLALAGCADSISMVFRNTMLQAAVPDDMRGRLQGVFIVVVAGGPRLGDLVAGSVADLTSPAVAVTGGGIACVVVVCLLGLRWRGFARYDARDPQP, encoded by the coding sequence GTGACCGAAACAGCCAAACAAGGTGTACCCCGCACACGCATACTCGCCGACCTGACGCCGCTGCGCGCCTCGCCCGACTACCGGCGGCTCTGGTTCGGGAACACCGTTTCCTGGATCGGGCAGGGCATGACGGCCCTGGCCGTATCCCTCCAGGTCTACGACATCACCGGGTCCGCCTTCTCCGTCGGGCTGATCGGTCTCTGCTCGTTCGTCCCACTGGTGCTCCTCGGGCTGTACAGCGGGGCGGTCGCCGACACCGTCGACCGGCGCAAGCTGGGGCTCTTCAGCGCCACCGGATCGTTCCTGCTCTCCGTGGTGCTCGCCGCGGTGACCTTCGCCGGGGTCGAGCACGTGGGGCTGCTCTACACGGTCGTAGCCCTTCAGGCCGTCTGCTTCGCCCTCAACTCCCCGGCCCGCAGCTCGATGATCGCCCGGCTGCTCCCCGCCGAACAGCTGCCCGCCGCCAACGCGCTCAACGCCATGACGTCCACCACTGGCGGTCTGGCGGGGCCGATGGTCGGCGGTCTCATCGTCGGCTGGTGGGGCTACCGGGCGGCGTACACCGTCGACGCCGTCACCTTCACCGCCTCGCTGTACGCGATGTGGCGGCTGCCCTCGATGCTGCCCGACCGGAAGGGCGGGGAGAACGGCGCCGCGCGGGCGTCCGTCATGGACGGTCTGCGTTTCCTCGGTACCCGGCCCAACCTGCGGATGACCTTCTTCAGCGACCTGAGCGCCATGGTGCTGGCCCACCCGCGCGCGCTCTTCCCCGTGGTCGCCGTGGTGTGGTTCGGCGGCGACGCGAAGACCACCGGGCTGCTCGTCGCCGCCCCGGCGCTGGGGGCCCTGCTCGGCAGCGTGTTCTCGGGCTGGCTGAGCCGCATCCGGCGCCACGGGCTCGCGGTGCTGATCGCCGTGTGCGGCTGGGGCGGGGCCATCGCCGTGTTCGGGCTCACCCGGCAGCTCTGGCTCGGGCTGCTCCTGCTGGCGCTCGCCGGGTGCGCGGACTCCATCTCGATGGTCTTCCGCAACACCATGCTCCAGGCCGCGGTCCCCGACGACATGCGGGGCCGGCTGCAGGGCGTGTTCATCGTCGTCGTCGCGGGTGGCCCACGGCTCGGCGATCTCGTGGCCGGCTCCGTCGCGGACCTGACGTCACCGGCCGTGGCGGTCACCGGCGGCGGCATCGCGTGCGTGGTGGTGGTGTGCCTGCTGGGGCTGCGCTGGCGCGGCTTCGCACGCTACGACGCGCGCGATCCGCAGCCCTGA
- a CDS encoding sensor histidine kinase, whose product MAGTGLDLRTTLQRIVDTATALAGARHGALALFHEGDRRVTDLFTAGMSDDERRAAGPLLDGRTGVLGALVGDARAVRVDDLTAGPRPREVPAPLLARSFLGAPVRVHTEVLGSLCLTAEEPGRFTDTELALLRLLASQAAAAIGGAHLYEAARRREHWIEGASAVTRALLTGAGTTDALTTVAERARVLAGAAAGVILLPTPEGGMEIVAASTLDDPAGIVGTAIEPGSPVLVQLLGGEEVFIEDSATDERMTTAVRSRYGPSMMLPLQSGGRLIGTLALPRRRGGAPYTAMDRLLASQFASQAALALVMADAQHYREQLAVYEDRDRIARDLHDLVVQRLFATEMMLESTRRGDLAGDTETAELLGHAVDELDSTIQEVRTAIFALQQPPAEAPTTFRGRVLRETGGAAAVLGFQPSVQFTGAVDALVTEPVDGELLDVLRGALAGAHRREGVSAVEVEVDATARLPDGRAAVRLVVADDGRAEDGDRSSTVIWQAPL is encoded by the coding sequence GTGGCCGGGACGGGCCTCGACCTGCGGACCACCCTCCAGCGCATCGTGGACACCGCCACGGCGCTGGCCGGTGCGCGCCACGGCGCCCTGGCCCTCTTCCACGAGGGGGACCGCCGGGTCACGGACCTCTTCACCGCCGGGATGTCCGACGACGAACGACGCGCCGCCGGCCCACTCCTGGACGGGCGCACCGGGGTTCTCGGGGCGCTCGTGGGCGATGCGCGGGCCGTCCGCGTCGACGATCTGACGGCGGGGCCGCGGCCCCGGGAGGTGCCGGCTCCCCTCCTTGCGCGTTCCTTCCTGGGCGCGCCGGTCCGGGTCCACACCGAGGTGCTCGGCAGTCTCTGTCTCACCGCGGAGGAACCGGGCAGATTCACCGACACCGAACTGGCGCTGCTGCGGCTGCTGGCCTCCCAGGCGGCCGCGGCGATCGGCGGCGCCCACCTGTACGAGGCGGCGAGGCGGCGGGAGCACTGGATCGAGGGAGCGTCCGCGGTCACCCGGGCGCTGCTGACCGGGGCGGGTACGACGGACGCCCTGACGACGGTCGCCGAGCGGGCCAGGGTGCTGGCCGGGGCGGCGGCCGGGGTGATCCTCCTGCCGACCCCGGAAGGCGGGATGGAGATCGTCGCCGCCTCCACCCTCGACGATCCGGCGGGCATCGTGGGCACGGCCATCGAGCCGGGCTCCCCCGTCCTCGTCCAGCTGCTGGGCGGTGAGGAGGTCTTCATCGAGGACTCGGCGACGGACGAACGGATGACGACCGCGGTACGGTCCCGGTACGGCCCCAGCATGATGCTGCCGCTGCAGAGCGGAGGCCGGCTCATCGGCACGCTCGCCCTCCCCCGGAGACGCGGTGGCGCTCCGTACACCGCGATGGACCGGCTGCTCGCCTCCCAGTTCGCCTCCCAGGCCGCGCTCGCCCTGGTGATGGCGGACGCCCAGCACTACAGGGAGCAGCTGGCGGTCTACGAGGACCGTGACCGCATCGCCCGTGACCTGCACGATCTCGTCGTACAGCGGCTGTTCGCGACGGAGATGATGCTGGAGTCGACGCGTCGTGGGGATCTGGCCGGGGACACGGAGACCGCCGAGCTGCTCGGGCACGCGGTCGACGAGCTGGACTCCACCATCCAGGAGGTCAGGACCGCGATCTTCGCGCTCCAGCAACCGCCGGCGGAGGCGCCCACGACCTTCCGAGGCCGGGTCCTGAGGGAGACGGGCGGCGCGGCGGCGGTACTCGGATTCCAGCCGTCGGTGCAGTTCACCGGGGCGGTGGACGCCCTGGTGACGGAGCCGGTGGACGGCGAACTGCTCGACGTGCTGCGCGGGGCCCTGGCCGGCGCGCACCGGCGGGAGGGGGTGTCGGCCGTCGAGGTGGAGGTGGACGCGACGGCGCGGCTGCCCGACGGGCGTGCGGCGGTGAGGCTCGTGGTCGCCGACGACGGGCGCGCCGAGGACGGCGACCGGTCGTCGACCGTCATCTGGCAGGCGCCGCTCTGA
- a CDS encoding MFS transporter, which translates to MATIGFTLTFWAWNLISPLSGDFKDRLGLSSFQQSLLVAVPVLVGSLGRIPAGALTDRFGARLMFPAVSALTIVPVLLLIPAKDNYGAMLAVGFLLGLGGTTFAIGIPLVNSWFPPAKRGLALGVFGMGMGGVALSGYFTPRIARHDVNLPFWIVAGALLVYSLLAAVLITDHPGRKVPTDSLGHRLGEAGRLRVTWELSALYAIGFGGIVAFGVYLPTYLKTWYEMSPTEAGTKAAGFALVTVVFRPIGGWLSDRVHPALVTAAALLLAALMAIVQAFDPPLNPLGTIALLAMAAGLGTASGSVFALVSQVTPQAKVGSVTGIVGAMGGLGGFVPPLVMGAIYSAKSSYSIGFMLLSDLALAGAVYAYGRMRTIRRDG; encoded by the coding sequence ATGGCCACGATCGGTTTCACGCTGACCTTCTGGGCGTGGAACCTGATCTCGCCGCTGTCGGGGGACTTCAAGGACCGGCTGGGTCTGAGCTCGTTCCAGCAGTCGCTGCTGGTGGCGGTGCCCGTGCTGGTCGGCTCGCTCGGCCGCATCCCGGCGGGCGCGCTGACCGACAGGTTCGGCGCCAGGCTGATGTTCCCCGCCGTCTCGGCCCTGACGATCGTCCCGGTGCTGCTGCTCATCCCGGCGAAGGACAACTACGGGGCCATGCTGGCCGTCGGCTTCCTGCTCGGCCTCGGCGGAACGACGTTCGCGATCGGTATCCCCCTGGTCAACTCCTGGTTCCCGCCCGCGAAACGAGGGCTGGCGCTGGGGGTTTTCGGCATGGGGATGGGCGGCGTCGCGCTGTCCGGCTACTTCACGCCGCGGATCGCCAGGCACGACGTGAACCTGCCGTTCTGGATCGTCGCCGGCGCGCTCCTCGTGTACTCGCTCCTCGCCGCGGTCCTCATCACCGACCACCCGGGCCGCAAGGTGCCCACGGACTCGCTGGGCCACCGGCTGGGAGAGGCGGGCCGGCTGCGGGTGACCTGGGAGCTGTCCGCGCTGTACGCGATCGGCTTCGGCGGCATCGTCGCCTTCGGCGTGTACCTGCCGACGTATCTGAAGACCTGGTACGAGATGTCCCCGACCGAGGCGGGCACAAAGGCGGCGGGATTCGCGCTGGTCACCGTCGTCTTCCGGCCGATCGGGGGCTGGCTGTCGGACCGGGTCCACCCCGCCCTCGTCACGGCCGCGGCTCTGCTGCTGGCGGCGCTGATGGCCATCGTCCAGGCCTTCGACCCGCCGCTTAACCCGCTCGGCACGATCGCGCTGCTCGCCATGGCGGCGGGGCTCGGCACCGCGAGCGGAAGCGTCTTCGCCCTGGTGTCGCAGGTGACGCCACAGGCCAAGGTGGGCAGCGTCACCGGCATCGTCGGCGCGATGGGCGGGCTCGGCGGATTCGTCCCCCCGCTGGTCATGGGCGCGATCTACAGCGCGAAGAGCTCGTACTCGATCGGTTTCATGCTGCTCTCCGACCTGGCGCTGGCGGGCGCCGTCTACGCCTACGGCCGGATGCGCACCATCCGGCGCGACGGCTGA